CCCAGCGAGTTCCAGCGTTTCGGTCGCCTGAAGCGCGCGCTGCACAGCGGCGTCGTCATTCTGACTCCAGCTGCGGAAGAAGCCTTGGTGAGGGTAGCGCCCGCGTCCCACGAGGTCACGGACGGTGATGCCGTCGGGGGCAGTTGGGTGCTGCGGAAGCAGGCCCAGGGTGCGGGCCAGTTCCCGGGACGGCCGGGAGTGGATGTCCTTGCCGTCCAGCATCACCGCGCCGGCGGCAGGCTTGAGCAGCCGGGACAGGCCATGCAGGAGTGTGGACTTTCCGCAGGCGTTGGCGCCCACGATCACGGTCACCTTGCCCTCGGGGATTTCCGCCGTGAGCCCGTCCACCACGCAGCGCTGATCGTATTTGAGCGTCAGCTCCTGTGCACTGAGAATGGCCATGTCAGGCATCCTTTCGGTTGGCCGTGACCAGGAGCCACAGCAGGAACGGGGCACCGAGGGCGCCGGTAATGACGCCGACGGGCAGCACGGTGCCGTCCAGCAGCATGGGGGCAATGTTGGCGGCTAAGTAATCGGCCGCCAGGACAATCAGTGCACCGACAAAGGCCGACGCCGGGAGGCTGGCTCTGTTCGTGACGCGCCGCGCGATGGGACCGGCCAGGAAGGCGACAAACGCTACCGGGCCAGCCGCCGCCGTCGCCACCGCCGCCAGGGCCACAGCAGTTGCTACCACGGCAAGCCGCGTGACCCCGACTCGGATGCCCAGCCCGGCAGCGGTGTCGTCGCCGAGTTCCAGGATTCGCAACGGGCCGGCGAGGGCGGCCACGGACGGGATTAACACCGTCAGAGCCAGGGCGAGCGTGCCGGTACGGTCCCAGTTGGCGGAGTTGAGGGAGCCGTTGAGCCAGACGAGGGCGTCGGCGGCGGTGCGGATGTCGGCCCGGGTCATCAGGAAGCTGACCACGGCGTGCAGGGCGGCGGCGATGCCCACCCCGGCGAGGATCAGGCGGTTCGCGGCTGCCTGTCCGCCGTTGCCACCGTCCGAACTGAGCGAGCTGCCGCGGGAGATGAAATAGATGACGGCGGCCACCCCCAGTGCTCCCATCAGGGCAGCTCCGGAAACAACCGCGCCGGAGGCTCCGAAAACCACAATGGCGGTGACGGCTGCCGCGCTGGCGCCATAACTGATACCGATGACGTCCGGGCTGGCCAGCGGGTTTCGGAGCATGGTCTGGAACAGGCCGCCCGCAAGCCCGAAGGCCGCCCCGATCAGGGTGCCGATGACTGCCCGCGGGAGCTTGCTCTGCATCACGATGAAGCCGGCGCCGGGGATCCGTTCGCCGCCGGTCAGGTGCGCGACCAGGATCCGGACAAAGTCCGGGATGGTCACGGTGTAGCTGCCGAGCAGGACGTACACGCCGAACATGGCTACGGCGGCGGCAGCCAGCAGTGCGGTCCGCCCCCTTTTTCCGAGGTACTTCACAGGCCCACCGCCTTGCCCCGGCGGATCAGCCAGACGAACACCGGCGCACCCACCAGGGCCGTCATAATGCCGGCGGGGACTTCGCCCGGGAGCAGGACCACACGGCCGATGATGTCGGCGCCGAGCAGCAGGGCCGGGGCCAGAACCAGTGAGAACGGGAGAATCCAGCGGTAGTCCGGCCCGGTGAGGGAGCGGACTGCGTGCGGGATGATCAGGCCCACAAAGCCGATGGGACCGGCCAGTGCCGTTGCCGAACCGCAGAGCAGCACAACCCCCAGGGCGGTAATCCCCCGCGCGAGGCCCACGCGCTGGCCAAGGCCGCGGGCGACGTCGTCACCCAGGGCCAGGCTGTTGAGGATGCGGCCGGTGAAGAGGACCAGGACGGCCCCGACCGCGAGGAACGGCAGCCCGGGGAGGACCACAGACCAGTCGCGGACCGCGATTCCGCCCACCTGCCAGAAGCGGAAGCGGTCCAGGGTGTCCTGGCTGGAGACCAGGATGACGTTCATGAGCGAGAACAGCCCGGCACTGAGGGCCGCGCCGGCGAGGGCCAGCTTGACGGGCGTCGCGCCGTCCCGGCCCAGGGAGGCAATGAGGTAGACCACGACGGCGGCCGCTGCGGCGCCGATGAAAGCGAACCAGATGTAGCCGGTCAGGGATGAGATTCCGAAAACATAGATGCCGGTAACCACGGCCAGCGCGGCGCCGGCGTTGACGCCCATAATGCCGGGGTCGGCCAACGGGTTGCGGGCAACGCCCTGCATGGCCGCGCCCGCCAGCCCGAGCGCCCCGCCCGCGAGCAGCCCCAGGACAGTGCGGGGGATGCGGGCGTGGACCACAGCGTGATCTCCGTCGCCGGGATCAAACTGGGTGAGGGCCTGCCACACCGTGGTCACCGGAAGCCCGCGGGCCCCGATGGCCAGGGAAGCGGCGGTCAGCACAGCAAGAACGACGACGGCGGCCAGCAGCCACGCGGCCTGCCTGCCCCGGGAGCGCGTCCGGGAGGCCGCGCGGGCGTCCGGAGGGCACCGAAAGGGGAGATCTCGGCGCTCTGGGGGTACCAAAGCGCCGAGATCCCGCCCCTCGGCGCGTGCCGCCGTCGTACTTTTCGTCATGAAATGGTGCCTACTTCGTCGCGCCGGCGGCTGCGTCCGCGGCGGTGGCGAGTTGCGGCAGGAACGTGTCCAGCGCCCAGGGCAGGCTCAACGGCGAGGACGCGGAGATGGCCAGCACCAGGCTCTTGTCCGCATCGGCAACGAATGCGCCATGCTTGACCGCCGGGATCTGGCCCAGCAGCGGGTCGCTTTTGACGGCCTCGCCGGCGGCGGTGTCCTCCACCGAGCTCAGGAAGATATCGGACTCCAGTTCGTTGGCCTTTTCGGCGGACCAGGGTACAAAGAATTCCTTGGAGCCGGCGGAGGCCTTTTCGGCGACCGGGGCGAGCGTCATACCAATCGCAGATAGGAACCTCGGACGGTTGTCGTTGGCGGTGTAAAAGCCTGTGGCCGTTGGATCTGCGGGATTTGCGTAGCCGTAGATGAAGCTCTTGCCGGCGATTTGCGGGTACTTGGCAGCTTCGTTCTTCACTGTGGCTTCGGTGGCCGAAATCAGTTTGGTGGCCTCGGCGTCCTTGCCCAGCGCCTTGCCGATGATGGCGGTGGAGTCCTGCCAGGACGTCCCGTAGGCAACCTCGGGGTGGACCACAACCGGGGCGATCTCACTGAGCTTCCGGTAGTCCTCTTCACTCAGCCCGGAGTACGCGGCGAGGATGACGTCCGGGGTCAGCTTGGCGATCTCGGTGAAGTTGATGCCGTCGGCCTCCGAGTACTGAACCGGCGCCTTGGCCGTGCCGAATCCGGCGCCAAGTTCCTTGAGCGCGGCGTCCTTCCACGGCGTGGAGCCCTGTTCGTTGCCGCCCCATTCGTTCTTGGGCACACCCACGGGTACAACGCCGAGGGCGATGGCCACATCGTCATTGACCCAGGAGACGGTGGCCACGCGTGTGGGCCGTTCCTTGATGGTGGTCTCGCCGAAGACGTGCTTGATGGTGACAGGGAACTGGGAGCTGCTGGAGGTTCCGGCGTCGGGCGTACTCGCCGCGGGACCCGCGGCAGGACCTGTGGAGCAGGCCGAAAGGCTGAGTGCCGCTGCTGCCAGCACCGCAGAGGCCTTGCCGGCTGTTTTGAACAGGGTCCGGCGTGTGGCGCTGGGGCCACGGAAGAGGGGGGAAGTCACGAAACTCCTTAGGTCAGTGAAGCAAACCTAAATAAGGCTAGCCTACCCTCATGGCAATTACGAAAGCTTTGCCTTGCGTAATTACTCATGTGACGAAGAAAACGCGCCCCGCAGATTGCGACTCGGGGGTGAACGGTGGTTCACTGGTGGAAGGGTAAACGCCCGTTCACCGCCTCGCGTGGATTGCTGGCCGCGTTCCCGCCCCGGCTTCCCACGCCCCGCTCCCTTCGAAAGCAGCAGATGCCCCGTACCACCGCCGCCCGTCCCCAACGCAGCCCAGCGCCGTCGCTCATCACCGCAGTCCTGGCGCTCAGCGGCACGGTGGTATCACTGATGCAGACGCTGGTGGTCCCGCTGCTTCCGGATTTCCCCCGCATCCTGGGCGTAACCGCCGACGACGCCTCCTGGCTCGTGACTGCGACGCTGCTCTCGAGCGCGGTGGCAACACCGATCGTGTCCCGCAGCGCGGACATGTACGGCAAGCGCAAGATGATGGTGATCTGCCTGGCCATCATGGTGACGGGCTCCGTCATCGCCGGCGTTGGCGGGTCCTTCCTGTGGCTCATCATCGGACGGGCCCTCCAGGGGTTCTCCTCAGCGCTGATTCCCGTGGGCATCAGCATCATGCGGGACGAATTGCCGAAGGAAAAGATGGGATCGGCGGTTGCCCTGATGAGCGCCACCCTCGGCATCGGCAGTGCCTTGGGCTTGCCGCTGGCCGGCGTGCTGTACGAGGGCCTCGGCTGGGCGTCCATTTTCTGGGTCTCCGCCGCGGCCGGCACGCTGCTGCTCCTGGCCGTCGTGCTGGTGGTCCCAGAATCGAAGGTCCGTACGCCGGGGCGCTTCGATTACGCCGGGGCCGTGGTGTTGTCCGGTGCGCTGGCGGCCCTCCTGCTGGCCATCTCCAAGGGCGGTTCGTGGGGCTGGGGCTCGGAACCGGTCCTGCTGCTGTTCCTGAGCGCCGTGGTGCTGCTGGCCATGTGGGTGCCCTACGAACTCAAGGTCAGCCATCCGATGGTTGACCTGCGGACTTCCGCCCGCCGCCCGGTGCTGATGACCAACGTGGCCTCCCTGCTGATCGGGTTCGCCATGTTCGCGAACATGCTGCTCACGACGCAACAGCTTCAACTGCCCGCGTCCACCGGCTATGGCTTCCAGCTGAGCGTCATCACAGCCGGGCTGTGCATGGTCCCGTCCGGACTCGCCATGGTGATCTTCGCACCCGTTTCCGGCCGCCTGATCCGCGTTTTTGGCGGCAAGACCGCGCTGATTGCCGGTGCCGCCGTGATGATTGCCGGCTACGTGGGCCGCGTGTTCTTCTACGACTCCATCGCGTCAGTCATCATCGGTTCCACCGTGGTCAGCATCGGAACGGCCATCGCCTACGCGGCCATGCCCACCCTGATCATGGGCGTGGTTCCCATCACCGAGACGGCGTCCGCCAACGGACTGAACAGCCTGGTCAGGTCCATCGGCACCTCGACGTCGAGCGCCGCCGTCGCAGCCGTCCTCACCTCCGTGACCCTCACGGTGGGCGCCGCCCACCTTCCCTCGTTCGATGCGTTCAAGGACGTTTTCTGGATGGCAGCCCTGGCCTCGGCGGGATCCATCCTTGCCGCGGTGTTCATCCCGCGGCTGGCGGCACCCCGCCCGGCGGTGCCCGTGGGCGCGGTCAGCGAACTCGTGGTCCAAGGGCGCGTACTGGCAGCGGACCACCGCCCCCTCACGCCCGCCGTCGTCACCGTTCTGCGGACCGGCGGCGAGCCGGTGGACTGGAGCCGGGTGGACGCGGAAGGCAACTATTCGGTGGCGCTGCCCGGTGCCGGGAAATACCTCGTTGTGGCCAATGCGGGCGGCTGGGCGCCTTTGGCGCAGGTCTTCGACTTCGACGGCCGCACCCTCCAGCACAACTTCCTCCTGGCGAAGCGCCTGGAACTCAGCGGCACTGTCAGTGTTGGCGGCCGCGCAGTCCCGGGTGCCGTGGTGACGCTGCTGCAGGCGACGGGCGAGCACGTGGCAACCACGCACACCGGCAACGACGGCACGTACGCTTTTCCGTTGCCGCCGGCCGGGCGCTACGTTGTCAGCATGCTGCATCCGGTGACCCACCAGGCGCTGGCCGGCAAACTGGCCGTGGACAGCCGTTCCGTCACCCTGGACCTCGCCGCGCCGCTTTCAGAGGAAAACACGGACGAACCGGTGCGGGCATGAGCAGCCCGAGCCATGACACCATCCTGCAGTCCGCCAGGCGCCTCTTCGGTGAACGCGGATACCGGGGTGTGACAGTCCGGGACATCGCTGCCGACGCCGGCATCTCGGCGGCCCTGGTCATGAAGCTGTTCCGCTCCAAGGAAAAACTCTTCGCCGCGGCCCAACCGGACGAATCGCTCCTCACCGACCTGGACGTCCCGACGTCGGAACTTGGCCGGGCGCTGGTGTTCCGGGTCCTGATGCGCCGGGAGCGCGGCGTGCAGGAGCCGTGGGCCATGATCCCGTTCGCCATCCAGGACGCCCCGGACCCCGACGCTGCCCGCGCCGAGATCCGCGAACGCTACCTCGCCGCCGTCGCCCGCGCCATGGGCGACACCTCGCCCGATAGGCGTGCGTCCGCGACGGTGATCGCCTTGATGACCGGGTTCGGCGAGACGCTCCGCACGCTGGGCCTGTTCGACCACTGGGGGTTTGACGAGCTCGTGGCCCACTTCGGGCCCATCATCCAAGCCCAGATCGACGCCGCGCCCCCCGCCCCCTGGAAACCCTCTCTCACTTAATGCGTGAAATTTCCCAACGCTCCATCACTTAATGCGCCTTCTGGGCGACGCTCTCTCACTCTCTTCAAGAAAGTGAGAGAGGGATGGTCAAAAATCCACATTAAGTGAGAGAGCGTCCTGGGTGGCGGCAGGGTTAGCGGAGGACGATGTCCACCGGGTTGGCCTCGGACCGCCATTCGCCCTCGGAGCCGGGGCTGCGCCGGATCACCGGTGCCGTCAACACCCCGGAGCGGTTGGTGCGCTTGTCGCGGAGGATTTCGGTGACGGAGCCCAGGTGCCGGGACAGGTCGATGACGTTTTCGGGCGCGGCCAGCAGCAGCTGGAACCCGAACTCGTGCAACGCCTTGATGCCGGCACCGGCGAACTCCTCCGACGCCAGCACAAAGGCCTCGTCCATCATCACCGTGCCGTACGTGGTGAACCCCTGCTCGGCAATGCCCAGCTGGTAGCTCAACGCGGCGGCCATGATGAACGCCGTGAACCGCTGCCGCTCGCCGCCGGACATGGACCCGGTATCGGCGTGCATGTAGACGTCGGTTTTCTTGCCGGTCTTCCGGTGCTCCTTGCACTGGATGAACAGGTGGCCGCGCACATCCAGGACTTCCGCGCGCCAGCGCCGGTCCTCGGGCGTGGGCGATCCGAGCCGCTTCACCAGCGTTTCCAGGGTTTTGTAGCGCGCGGTCAGCTCGGCATCGTCATCGGCTTCCGCCCCTGAAGCCGGCCCCGCGGGGCCTCGGGCGGGCCGCGCATGCCGGGCCTTCAGCGCGTTGTGGATGGCGTCCTTGAACTGCTTCGCCGTGGCCGGCAGCGTCTGTTTGATGTCCAGCTCCAGGAAGCTTCCCTCGTGGAAGTTGACCTCGGACAGGATGCCGTTCAGGGGCAGGATGCGGCTGGTGATGGATCGCCGCTCCTCATCCAGCAGGTGCAGCAGCGTGCTGAAGGATTCGTGCGTGCGCTGGTTGAAGAACTGCCGGAATTCGCTCTCCTGCGCGGGCAGACCGTCGCTGACGATCGCGTGGTAGCGGGCTTCGAACTCCCCCGCCGCGCCGATCGAAGTGCCGTGGTCCGCCGAGATCGCGGATCCCCACTCGCGCACAAAACCCTCAAAGATCCTGGTCAGCCGCTCGGACGTGGCCTGACCGCGTGTCTCTGCGGTATGCAGCTCCCCCAGCAGTTCGGTGCGGACGCGGTTGGCCAGGTTGTCCAGCTCATGCATTTCGCTGACCTCGCCGAAATCGGCGAAGTACGGCTCCAGTGCCGTGACGGTAGCTTCCGACGGCGGCGCCTGGGCGAGGCGGGTCCGTGCGGCTTCCAGCAGTGAATCGGCAGTGCTCAGCTGGCGGTCCAGTGCCTTGTATTCGCTTTGCAGGACGGCCGCGGCCTCGGTGCTTGCCTGGTGTTTCTGCCGCGCCGTTTCGATGTTGGCCCGCAGCGGTTCCAGGTCCGCCTGGGCCGCCAGTGCGTCCTTGAGCCGCTGTTCAATCCTGGTGAGTTCCTCGGCAGCCACGGCAGCGGACACCTGTTCCCAGGGCCGGTGGTCCTCGGCGATGCGCCGGAGGGCGTCGAGCTGGCGGCTCATGCCCTGATGGGACTCTTCGCGGCTCTGGGCCAGTTCGGCGGCCTTGGCCAGTTCCTGCTGCAGGTCCGCCACCTGGGCGGCCACGAGTTCGAGCTTGGCGGCGTTGTCGAAGCCGAGCACGTAGTCCTGGCGGCCGGTGAAACGGTCGTCCTTTTCCACCGTGTGGCGGTTGCGCTTGACCACCCCGCCCAGGCTCAGGCCCTTGTCCAGCTTCGCCAGCTCGTCAGGGTCCTCGACACACGGGTACGCGAAATCGAGGGCGATCCGCTCGCGGATCCATTCCCCGGCGTCGGCCACCGCGCCGCTGGCGAGGATATCCAGCTTGGTGAGCAGGTCGCCGTCGCGCACGTCCTCCACGGCGAGGGCGCCGCCCGCGAGCGGTTTGGAGACGTCCACGGCGCGGAGGGCGCCGCGCACCTTGTGGTCGTTGAGGTAGCGGGTCACCGCCGCGAAGTGTTCGCCGGGGACCAGCAGCGTGGTGGCCAGGTTGCGGAGCGCGCGCTCGGCGGCCGGCCGCCAGTGTTCCTGCCCCTCGGCGAGGTCCATCAGCTCGCCGCCAAACGGCATCCGGTCCTCGGGGACGCCGGTGGCCGCCGCGATCGCCGCCCGGTTTTCAATGCTCGACGGCGGCAGCAGGGACTTGCGCGTCTTCAGCGAGAGGAGCTCCTGCTGGGCAGCCGCGAGCTCGCGTTTTTTGGTGGCGTGGCCGTCGAACGCTTCGAACCGGAGGTCCTGCAACGCCTGGGAATCGTCCTTGAGCTCAGCGGCCCGGGTGGCCGCCTGCTCGTGGGCCTGTTCCCAGCCCTCCGCTGACCAGTCAAGCTGCAGGCCGGCGTCGGACAGGGCGGTGCGCGCGGCTTCCTCCACCTGTTCGCGGAGCCGCAGGCCAACCCTGGCGTTCTCCAATGACTGTTCGATCGCGGAGATCGCGTTGCCGCCCTGGTTGTTGTAGTCGGCCTCGAGCTCCCGGAGCTCTTTGGCGAGCCCGTCACGGACCGTCCGTTCGGCGCCCAGTTCCTTGGCTTTGGCCTGGGCCAGCTCCTTGAAGCGGGCGAGGGTTTTTTGGTGCACGGTGACCGCGAGCTGCTGCTTGTAGGCCTCGAACTCCTCGCCGGCCAGCTCACGGAGCCGGTTGGCGTCCAGCAGCGACTGTGCGTATTCCTTGTTCAGGCCCGGCACAGGGGCCAGCTGGTCGCGCTGCTGACGCACGTCCTCGAGCCGCTGCCGGATGGACATCAGGTTGCTGAATTCCTCCACCACCGCGTCCGCCGCGGACAGGGTGGCCGGGGCGTCCAGGACCTGATCGCGGAAGAAGGTGTTAACGCTTCCGCCCAGG
The window above is part of the Pseudarthrobacter sp. IC2-21 genome. Proteins encoded here:
- a CDS encoding MFS transporter; translated protein: MPRTTAARPQRSPAPSLITAVLALSGTVVSLMQTLVVPLLPDFPRILGVTADDASWLVTATLLSSAVATPIVSRSADMYGKRKMMVICLAIMVTGSVIAGVGGSFLWLIIGRALQGFSSALIPVGISIMRDELPKEKMGSAVALMSATLGIGSALGLPLAGVLYEGLGWASIFWVSAAAGTLLLLAVVLVVPESKVRTPGRFDYAGAVVLSGALAALLLAISKGGSWGWGSEPVLLLFLSAVVLLAMWVPYELKVSHPMVDLRTSARRPVLMTNVASLLIGFAMFANMLLTTQQLQLPASTGYGFQLSVITAGLCMVPSGLAMVIFAPVSGRLIRVFGGKTALIAGAAVMIAGYVGRVFFYDSIASVIIGSTVVSIGTAIAYAAMPTLIMGVVPITETASANGLNSLVRSIGTSTSSAAVAAVLTSVTLTVGAAHLPSFDAFKDVFWMAALASAGSILAAVFIPRLAAPRPAVPVGAVSELVVQGRVLAADHRPLTPAVVTVLRTGGEPVDWSRVDAEGNYSVALPGAGKYLVVANAGGWAPLAQVFDFDGRTLQHNFLLAKRLELSGTVSVGGRAVPGAVVTLLQATGEHVATTHTGNDGTYAFPLPPAGRYVVSMLHPVTHQALAGKLAVDSRSVTLDLAAPLSEENTDEPVRA
- a CDS encoding ATP-binding protein — protein: MSVATMLPMGELTNPGQMRLALVQVVNWGTFHGAHTMHVDRNGTLLTGNSGVGKSTLFDAMLRVFDARPRSNEAAAQRAGGAVEDKRTTFTYMRGKVGDKAVGEGSASAFQRPGATWSAVALTFDNAAGTRVTVSALFDVPKNGTESSVGRFYLIDNKPLDLPAIEDIAERRFTKAALEAVFPDAQIFDVHKAFAERFRRLLGISSDQALPLLRVIQAGKGLGGSVNTFFRDQVLDAPATLSAADAVVEEFSNLMSIRQRLEDVRQQRDQLAPVPGLNKEYAQSLLDANRLRELAGEEFEAYKQQLAVTVHQKTLARFKELAQAKAKELGAERTVRDGLAKELRELEADYNNQGGNAISAIEQSLENARVGLRLREQVEEAARTALSDAGLQLDWSAEGWEQAHEQAATRAAELKDDSQALQDLRFEAFDGHATKKRELAAAQQELLSLKTRKSLLPPSSIENRAAIAAATGVPEDRMPFGGELMDLAEGQEHWRPAAERALRNLATTLLVPGEHFAAVTRYLNDHKVRGALRAVDVSKPLAGGALAVEDVRDGDLLTKLDILASGAVADAGEWIRERIALDFAYPCVEDPDELAKLDKGLSLGGVVKRNRHTVEKDDRFTGRQDYVLGFDNAAKLELVAAQVADLQQELAKAAELAQSREESHQGMSRQLDALRRIAEDHRPWEQVSAAVAAEELTRIEQRLKDALAAQADLEPLRANIETARQKHQASTEAAAVLQSEYKALDRQLSTADSLLEAARTRLAQAPPSEATVTALEPYFADFGEVSEMHELDNLANRVRTELLGELHTAETRGQATSERLTRIFEGFVREWGSAISADHGTSIGAAGEFEARYHAIVSDGLPAQESEFRQFFNQRTHESFSTLLHLLDEERRSITSRILPLNGILSEVNFHEGSFLELDIKQTLPATAKQFKDAIHNALKARHARPARGPAGPASGAEADDDAELTARYKTLETLVKRLGSPTPEDRRWRAEVLDVRGHLFIQCKEHRKTGKKTDVYMHADTGSMSGGERQRFTAFIMAAALSYQLGIAEQGFTTYGTVMMDEAFVLASEEFAGAGIKALHEFGFQLLLAAPENVIDLSRHLGSVTEILRDKRTNRSGVLTAPVIRRSPGSEGEWRSEANPVDIVLR
- a CDS encoding TetR/AcrR family transcriptional regulator, yielding MSSPSHDTILQSARRLFGERGYRGVTVRDIAADAGISAALVMKLFRSKEKLFAAAQPDESLLTDLDVPTSELGRALVFRVLMRRERGVQEPWAMIPFAIQDAPDPDAARAEIRERYLAAVARAMGDTSPDRRASATVIALMTGFGETLRTLGLFDHWGFDELVAHFGPIIQAQIDAAPPAPWKPSLT
- a CDS encoding FecCD family ABC transporter permease: MFGVYVLLGSYTVTIPDFVRILVAHLTGGERIPGAGFIVMQSKLPRAVIGTLIGAAFGLAGGLFQTMLRNPLASPDVIGISYGASAAAVTAIVVFGASGAVVSGAALMGALGVAAVIYFISRGSSLSSDGGNGGQAAANRLILAGVGIAAALHAVVSFLMTRADIRTAADALVWLNGSLNSANWDRTGTLALALTVLIPSVAALAGPLRILELGDDTAAGLGIRVGVTRLAVVATAVALAAVATAAAGPVAFVAFLAGPIARRVTNRASLPASAFVGALIVLAADYLAANIAPMLLDGTVLPVGVITGALGAPFLLWLLVTANRKDA
- a CDS encoding FecCD family ABC transporter permease → MTKSTTAARAEGRDLGALVPPERRDLPFRCPPDARAASRTRSRGRQAAWLLAAVVVLAVLTAASLAIGARGLPVTTVWQALTQFDPGDGDHAVVHARIPRTVLGLLAGGALGLAGAAMQGVARNPLADPGIMGVNAGAALAVVTGIYVFGISSLTGYIWFAFIGAAAAAVVVYLIASLGRDGATPVKLALAGAALSAGLFSLMNVILVSSQDTLDRFRFWQVGGIAVRDWSVVLPGLPFLAVGAVLVLFTGRILNSLALGDDVARGLGQRVGLARGITALGVVLLCGSATALAGPIGFVGLIIPHAVRSLTGPDYRWILPFSLVLAPALLLGADIIGRVVLLPGEVPAGIMTALVGAPVFVWLIRRGKAVGL
- a CDS encoding ABC transporter substrate-binding protein, with translation MTSPLFRGPSATRRTLFKTAGKASAVLAAAALSLSACSTGPAAGPAASTPDAGTSSSSQFPVTIKHVFGETTIKERPTRVATVSWVNDDVAIALGVVPVGVPKNEWGGNEQGSTPWKDAALKELGAGFGTAKAPVQYSEADGINFTEIAKLTPDVILAAYSGLSEEDYRKLSEIAPVVVHPEVAYGTSWQDSTAIIGKALGKDAEATKLISATEATVKNEAAKYPQIAGKSFIYGYANPADPTATGFYTANDNRPRFLSAIGMTLAPVAEKASAGSKEFFVPWSAEKANELESDIFLSSVEDTAAGEAVKSDPLLGQIPAVKHGAFVADADKSLVLAISASSPLSLPWALDTFLPQLATAADAAAGATK